The proteins below are encoded in one region of Polyodon spathula isolate WHYD16114869_AA unplaced genomic scaffold, ASM1765450v1 scaffolds_1695, whole genome shotgun sequence:
- the LOC121310043 gene encoding zinc finger protein 239-like — MSFEVAPLCIIIFKKKKICVVISTADVNQRIERPTRKTNQERLPKKSRHGEGKDKPPPPPPPPPPPPPGRRGRASKSKRKTKKTKPPHQCADCGKSFSQPGHLRRHYQVIHKGETPHQCGDCGKRFSRPESLRRHQRIHTGENPYRCRECGRGFNELQNLKVHHRTHTGETPYHCPQCSKSYSRNESLKKHLQNHRGEDPYVCDDCGRSFSGLQYFRRHQTVHDREALRLSEDSGKGFGPRQSPRIRQRVIHAADLPREGGQL; from the coding sequence atgtcatttgaagttgcacctctttgtattattatttttaaaaaaaaaaaaatttgtgtcGTGATTTCCACAGCGGACGTGAATCAAAGGATTGAGAGACCGACgagaaaaacaaatcaagaaaGACTTCCAAAGAAATCGAGACACGGGGAAGGAAAAGACAagccgcctcctcctcctcctcctcctcctcctcctcctcctgggcGACGCGGGCGGGCGTCCAAATCGAAgcggaaaacaaaaaaaacgaaaccCCCCCACCAGTGCGCCGACTGCGGGAAGAGCTTCAGCCAGCCGGGTCACCTGAGAAGACACTACCAGGTCATTCACAAGGGAGAGACCCCTCACCAGTGCGGGGACTGCGGCAAGCGCTTCAGCCGACCGGAGAGCCTGAGGAggcaccagcgcattcacacggGGGAGAACCCCTACCGCTGCCGGGAGTGCGGCCGCGGGTTCAACGAGCTGCAGAACCTGAAGGTGCACCACCGAACCCACACCGGAGAGACCCCCTACCACTGCCCCCAGTGCAGCAAGAGCTACAGCCGCAACGAGAGCCTGAAGAAACACCTGCAGAATCACAGGGGCGAGGATCCCTACGTCTGCGACGACTGTGGGAGGAGCTTCAGCGGCTTGCAATACTTCAGGAGGCACCAGACGGTTCACGATCGAGAGGCTCTGCGTCTCTCCGAGGACAGCGGGAAAGGGTTCGGTCCGAGGCAAAGCCCGAGGATACGGCAGAGAGTTATTCACGCGGCCGACTTGCCCCGCGAAGGCGGCCAGCTCTAG